A genomic stretch from Lathyrus oleraceus cultivar Zhongwan6 chromosome 2, CAAS_Psat_ZW6_1.0, whole genome shotgun sequence includes:
- the LOC127120309 gene encoding histone-lysine N-methyltransferase SUVR5: MEVLPCSGVQYAGESDCPQRGSETTFIYQEEPSCPENTEQAKLGDDQLNESLHKIEGSEIEMQDDRTQNVCASLTNSNCQCNGASCCDCQVEDQKNYGGFVDFDDEMMNERYLTSENSLAVLDTIESESPNNGKEGDLSFSEPQWLEGDASVALWVKWRGKWLAGIRCARADWPLSTLRAKPTHDRKKYFVIFFPHTRIYSWADTLLVRSIDEFPHPVAYKTHQVGLKLVRDLTAARRFIMQKLVVGMLTIVDQFHLNALTDIARDVNVWKAFAMEASHSNGYSDFGRMLLKIHNSILGHYIRADWLQNSSHSWVERCQSTNSAEMVELLKEELFDSILWNDVNNLWDSPVQPILGSEWKTWKHDVAKWFSTSPSLSSSKDTPRQISVDSYQTNFQASRKRPKLEVRRADTHASKVEFKGSDHTIALVNDPGFFKNQETLSTLTPETFKHENTRMVSITNDLSSNLTNKWNEIVVEAADSDFLHTKEIESTPMNEMVAVNSVDPGSKNRQCIAYIEAKGRQCVRWANEGDVYCCVHLSSRFLAGSANAENPGQVDTPMCDGTTVVGTKCKHRALPGSLYCKKHRPNAETIHVLSLPQSTIKRKHEENYTGSENMFCKDIVLVNGEGSLQVDPVSFIAGNSLHGENNLSEKPVHSEKGYVAMEAPICIGSPPFDNKNPCREAPKRYSLYCEIHLPSWLKRARNGKSRIVSKEVFSELLRGCSSWEQKIHLHEACELFYRLFKSILSLRNQVPKDVQFQWALTEASKEFGVGEFFTKLVHSEKERIKSMWGFNDDMNVSYVIEEEQGQQQPLLLLPPTIDHSFDNENAIKCKICSTQFPDDQTLGNHWMDSHKKEAQWLFRGYACAICLDSFTNKKLLETHVQERHHVQFVEQCMLLQCIPCGSHFGNSEQLWQHVLSSHHVDFKPSKAPEQQTFSTGEGSLVKHDQGNSAALENNSENPGGPRRFICRFCGLKFDLLPDLGRHHQAAHMGPNLVSNRPAKRGVRYYAYKLKTGRLSRPRFKKGLAAAASLRMRNKATANLKRCIQATKSIGVEETTVRPHITETTNISGLTEHQCSAVAKILFSEIQKTKPRPNNLDILSVARTTCCKVNLVASLEEKFGALPEKLYLKAAKLCSERNVVAKWHHEGFACPRGCNLLKDQGSQSPLESLPSGFVMPKSVNLSDPTCDEWDVDEFHCIIDSQSLQLGSRRRAIVLCDDISFGKESVPVICVVDQELLHSLNEHGLNEQDIISSKPWESFSYVTKPIIDQSLGSDSECPQLGCACSYSTCGPETCDHVYLFGNDYADAKDIVGKPMRGRFPYDANGRIILEEGYLVYECNHMCRCNKFCPNRILQNGVRVKLEVFKTEKKGWAVRAGETILRGTFVCEYIGEVLDVQEAHRRRERYGTENCSYFYDINTRVNDMSRLIEEQVQYVVDATKYGNVSRFINHSCSPNLVSHQVLIESMACERSHIGFYANRDIAVGEELTYGFQYELVPGEGTLCLCASSNCRERLN, encoded by the exons ATGGAAGTACTTCCCTGTTCCGGCGTTCAATATGCCGGGGAATCTGATTGCCCTCAACGCGGTTCAGAAACAACTTTTATCTACCAGGAAGAACCTAGTTGCCCTGAAAACACCGAACAAGCTAAATTGGGAGATGATCAACTGAATGAATCACTGCATAAGATTGAAGGGTCAGAGATAGAAATGCAAGATGACAGGACACAGAATGTGTGTGCTTCGTTGACTAATTCGAATTGTCAATGCAATGGAGCTTCATGTTGTGACTGCCAAGTGGAAGATCAAAAGAATTACGGTGGTTTcgttgattttgatgatgaaatgatgaatgaacGTTACCTAACCTCTGAGAATTCTCTTGCTGTTCTTGATACAATTGAAAGTGAATCACCAAACAACGGTAAGGAAGGAGACTTGTCGTTTTCTGAACCCCAGTGGCTAGAGGGGGATGCATCTGTTGCATTGTGGGTCAAG TGGAGAGGGAAATGGCTGGCTGGTATCCGATGTGCAAGGGCCGACTGGCCATTATCAACTTTAAGAGCAAAACCAACTCATGACCGAAAGAAGtattttgtcatattttttccGCACACAAGGATTTATTCTTGGGCAGATACGCTGCTTGTTAGGTCAATTGATGAGTTTCCGCATCCTGTTGCATACAAGACTCATCAGGTAGGACTGAAATTAGTACGGGACTTGACAGCTGCACGACGGTTTATAATGCAAAAGCTAGTGGTTGGCATGTTGACCATCGTCGATCAGTTTCATCTTAAT GCTTTAACAGACATTGCCCGTGATGTGAACGTCTGGAAGGCATTCGCCATGGAGGCTTCTCATTCTAATGGTTATTCTGATTTCGGAAGAATGCTTCTAAAGATACACAAT AGCATCTTGGGGCATTACATAAGGGCTGACTGGTTACAGAATTCTTCTCACTCTTGGGTTGAAAGATGTCAGAGTACAAATAGTGCTGAAATGGTAGAACTGCTGAAGGAG GAATTGTTTGATTCTATTTTGTGGAATGATGTCAACAATCTCTGGGACTCACCAGTGCAACCAATATTAGGTTCTGAATGGAAAACCTGGAAGCATGATGTAGCGAAATGGTTCTCAACATCACCTTCCTTGTCTAGCAGCAAAGACACTCCTCGACAGATTTCCGTTGATTCATACCAAACAAACTTTCAGGCTTCTAGAAAAAGGCCTAAACTTGAAGTTCGTCGTGCAGATACACATGCTTCAAAAGTGGAGTTCAAGGGTTCAGATCACACTATTGCTCTTGTGAATGACCCTGGTTTCTTTAAGAATCAGGAGACATTGAGCACATTAACACCTGAGACTTTTAAACATGAAAATACTAGGATGGTATCTATCACAAATGATTTGTCCAGTAATTTGACCAACAAATGGAATGAAATTGTAGTTGAGGCTGCTGATTCTGATTTCTTGCATACAAAAGAAATTGAATCAACACCTATGAATGAAATGGTTGCTGTAAACTCTGTGGATCCAGGTAGTAAGAATCGACAATGTATAGCTTACATTGAAGCCAAAGGAAGACAGTGTGTGAGATGGGCAAATGAGGGAGATGTATACTGTTGTGTGCACTTATCCTCTCGTTTTTTGGCCGGCTCAGCAAACGCCGAAAACCCGGGTCAAGTTGATACTCCTATGTGTGATGGTACAACTGTTGTGGGTACTAAATGTAAGCACCGGGCTCTACCTGGGTCGTTATACTGTAAGAAACATCGGCCTAATGCTGAAACAATACATGTCCTGAGTTTACCCCAAAGTACTATAAAGAGGAAACATGAAGAAAATTATACTGGTTCAGAGAACATGTTCTGTAAAGACATAGTATTGGTAAATGGCGAAGGTTCACTGCAAGTGGATCCAGTTTCATTTATTGCCGGTAATTCATTACATGGAGAAAACAACTTGTCTGAGAAGCCGGTGCATTCTGAAAAGGGTTATGTTGCAATGGAGGCTCCAATCTGTATAGGGTCTCCTCCATTTGATAATAAGAATCCTTGTAGGGAAGCTCCTAAGCGCTATTCCTTATACTGCGAAATCCACCTTCCAAGTTGGCTTAAACGAGCAAGAAATGGGAAGAGTAGAATAGTATCAAAAGAAGTTTTCTCAGAACTTTTGAGGGGCTGCAGCTCGTGGGAGCAAAAGATACATCTGCATGAAGCCTGTGAGCTTTTTTATAGGCTATTCAAAAGCATTTTATCACTAAGAAACCAAGTTCCTAAGGATGTCCAATTCCAATGGGCTTTGACCGAAGCCTCTAAAGAATTTGGTGTTGGGGAATTTTTTACTAAGTTGGTTCATAGTGAAAAAGAGAGAATCAAATCGATGTGGGGATTTAATGATGACATGAATGTATCCTATGTAATAGAAGAAGAACAAGGACAACAACAACCACTCTTGCTCTTGCCACCCACAATTGATCACAGCTTTGATAATGAAAATGCCATTAAGTGTAAGATCTGTTCAACACAATTTCCGGATGACCAAACACTCGGTAACCATTGGATGGACAGTCATAAGAAGGAAGCACAGTGGCTGTTTAGAGGCTATGCATGTGCCATTTGTCTGGATTCTTTTACTAATAAGAAACTATTGGAAACCCATGTTCAGGAGAGACATCATGTGCAGTTTGTCGAACAGTGCATGCTTCTCCAGTGCATTCCTTGTGGGAGTCATTTTGGAAATTCCGAACAATTATGGCAGCATGTTTTATCATCTCATCATGTTGATTTTAAGCCATCAAAAGCTCCCGAGCAGCAAACTTTCTCTACTGGCGAAGGTTCACTTGTAAAACATGACCAGGGAAATTCGGCCGCTTTGGAAAATAATTCTGAGAATCCAGGTGGTCCACGGAGGTTTATTTGCAGGTTTTGTGGGTTGAAATTTGATTTACTACCCGACCTAGGACGACATCATCAAGCTGCTCATATGGGGCCCAATCTGGTTAGCAACCGTCCCGCTAAGAGGGGGGTTCGCTATTATGCATATAAACTAAAAACTGGCAGGCTAAGCCGCCCTAGATTTAAAAAAGGTTTGGCAGCCGCAGCCTCATTAAGGATGAGAAATAAAGCTACTGCCAATTTAAAGCGATGCATTCAGGCAACAAAGTCAATCGGTGTGGAAGAAACAACCGTGCGACCTCATATAACAGAAACAACAAATATTAGTGGATTGACAGAACATCAATGTTCAGCTGTTGCCAAAATTTTGTTTTCAGAAATTCAGAAAACTAAACCTCGGCCTAACAATCTTGATATTTTATCAGTTGCTCGCACTACTTGCTGCAAAGTTAATCTAGTAGCATCATTGGAAGAGAAATTCGGAGCTCTACCTGAAAAGCTCTATTTAAAGGCAGCAAAACTTTGCAGTGAGCGTAATGTTGTTGCAAAATGGCACCATGAGGGATTTGCTTGTCCCCGAGGTTGCAACTTGTTGAAGGATCAAGGCTCACAATCTCCTTTAGAATCTCTTCCTAGTGGTTTCGTAATGCCAAAATCTGTAAATTTGTCTGATCCTACGTGTGATGAGTGGGATGTGGATGAGTTTCACTGCATAATCGATTCACAAAGTTTACAATTAGGTTCACGGCGAAGGGCTATTGTATTGTGTGATGACATTAGCTTTGGGAAGGAGTCAGTTCCTGTCATTTGTGTAGTAGATCAAGAACTTCTACATTCTCTAAATGAGCATGGGTTAAATGAGCAAGATATAATCTCTTCTAAACCTTGGGAGAGTTTCTCGTATGTTACGAAGCCAATAATTGATCAATCCCTTGGTTCTGATTCAGAG TGTCCACAATTGGGATGTGCCTGCTCATATTCTACCTGCGGTCCTGAAACATGTGATCATGTATACCTATTTGGTAATGACTATGCTGATGCAAAAGACATAGTTGGGAAACCAATGCGTGGCAGATTCCCATATGATGCAAATGGTCGAATAATATTGGAG GAAGGTTACCTTGTCTATGAGTGTAACCATATGTGCAGATGCAACAAATTCTGTCCAAACAGAATATTACAGAACGGAGTACGAGTCAAATTGGAAGTCTTTAAAACAGAGAAAAAG GGATGGGCGGTAAGGGCCGGAGAAACTATTCTACGCGGAACATTTGTGTGCGAGTACATAGGAGAGGTTTTAGATGTGCAGGAGGCACACCGCAGGCGCGAAAG ATACGGCACAGAGAATTGCAGTTATTTCTACGACATCAATACTCGAGTTAATGATATGAGCAGATTGATTGAAGAACAGGTTCAGTATGTGGTTGATGCTACTAAATATGGAAATGTGTCGAGgttcatcaatcatag CTGTTCACCCAATCTTGTGAGTCACCAAGTTCTTATTGAGAGCATGGCTTGTGAGCGTTCGCACATTGGTTTTTATGCAAATCGAGAT ATTGCTGTAGGCGAAGAGCTGACATATGGCTTTCAGTATGAGCTTGTGCCCGGTGAAGGAACTCTGTGTCTGTGTGCATCATCAAATTGTCGGGAACGACTTAACTAG